A stretch of Metabacillus sp. FJAT-52054 DNA encodes these proteins:
- a CDS encoding SIS domain-containing protein produces the protein MNSYTLDEINDQPEIMEKTFHSVSERSFKELKPGTILLFTGCGTSFYLAHSAAKYYQKITGRPAAAVPASELILCPDEALADDSDYQIAVISRSGTTSEAVEAVKMVRGRKNISTLAVTCNEDSPLCISCDEAVILSHVNEKSVVMTQSFSAMLYSLQLYAAHIAGDHAAWNELKTLPEKMKEALSLSEKVKKFSESKEWENVIYLGSGMYNGLAKEATLKLKEMTQTVCESYCSLEFRHGPISIAGTKTAIILLGSRSTVKYDLPLLEDCRKLGAAVYYLGPDLPEENRERVTESFALPAGAADHHSVLAMPYVQKIAYYRARFLNLNPDLPKNLTQVVHIPL, from the coding sequence ATGAATAGCTATACGCTGGATGAAATAAACGATCAGCCGGAAATAATGGAAAAAACCTTTCATTCTGTCAGCGAAAGGTCCTTTAAAGAATTAAAACCCGGAACGATTCTTCTTTTTACAGGGTGCGGAACCTCTTTTTATTTAGCCCACAGTGCAGCTAAATATTATCAGAAAATAACAGGCCGACCTGCAGCAGCAGTTCCGGCTTCTGAGCTGATTCTCTGTCCAGACGAAGCATTAGCCGACGATTCAGACTATCAGATTGCGGTCATATCAAGGTCCGGCACCACATCTGAGGCAGTAGAAGCTGTGAAAATGGTACGCGGCAGGAAAAATATATCGACTTTAGCGGTAACGTGCAATGAGGATTCTCCCCTTTGCATAAGCTGTGATGAAGCGGTTATTCTCTCTCACGTGAATGAAAAGAGTGTAGTGATGACCCAAAGCTTTTCTGCCATGCTGTATTCTCTTCAGCTTTATGCTGCACATATCGCCGGTGACCATGCTGCATGGAACGAATTAAAAACTCTTCCTGAAAAAATGAAAGAGGCTTTAAGTCTTTCAGAAAAGGTGAAGAAATTTTCTGAGAGTAAAGAATGGGAGAATGTAATCTACTTAGGCAGCGGAATGTATAATGGCCTTGCCAAGGAAGCCACTCTAAAGCTGAAGGAAATGACACAAACGGTATGTGAAAGCTATTGTTCTTTAGAATTCCGGCACGGTCCGATCTCGATAGCGGGTACGAAAACAGCGATCATTCTCCTTGGCTCCAGGTCTACGGTGAAATATGATTTGCCTCTTCTTGAAGATTGCCGGAAGCTTGGAGCAGCGGTGTATTATCTCGGACCGGACCTCCCGGAAGAGAACAGGGAGAGGGTAACGGAATCATTCGCCCTGCCTGCCGGAGCAGCCGATCATCATTCGGTTCTCGCCATGCCTTATGTTCAGAAAATAGCTTATTATAGGGCGAGATTTCTTAATCTTAATCCGGATCTGCCGAAAAACTTAACACAAGTGGTTCACATTCCATTATAG
- a CDS encoding 1-phosphofructokinase family hexose kinase, which translates to MITTITLNAAADLTYLIPGFRKNEINRIQQVFKEPGGKGINAAKVLHALQIPVTAAGFAGGENGRFIIDALLRRSIDSRFTEIEDESRACHSIADPGCAGIQTELLEKGPEITPAEWHRFLEKDLTELAAESQYVLFSGSLPGGLNEDSYIEAAERAAAKGARIIFDTGGKELEKALQTKPFLIKPNLGELGSLFGRDYNAIDVKEIAKDVKAASDAGANAVALTLGSRGSIFHSKGITLFATAPKVHAVNPTGCGDAFLAGFTAALYKGRCWKEAIISGTAAGAANAMEWTAGTVRIENYEHIKHTVQVYNL; encoded by the coding sequence ATGATCACAACGATTACGCTGAATGCAGCTGCCGATCTGACCTATCTCATTCCGGGGTTCAGGAAAAATGAGATTAACCGGATTCAGCAGGTTTTTAAAGAACCTGGCGGAAAAGGGATTAATGCTGCCAAAGTACTCCACGCACTTCAGATCCCCGTTACAGCTGCAGGCTTTGCAGGAGGAGAAAATGGAAGGTTTATCATAGATGCATTGCTTCGGCGCTCTATTGATAGCCGCTTCACAGAAATAGAAGATGAAAGCAGGGCCTGTCACTCCATCGCAGATCCAGGCTGTGCCGGCATCCAAACGGAACTGCTGGAAAAGGGTCCCGAAATAACCCCTGCTGAATGGCATCGGTTTTTAGAAAAAGATTTGACGGAGCTTGCAGCTGAAAGTCAGTATGTTCTTTTTTCCGGAAGTCTTCCTGGCGGCCTCAATGAGGACTCGTACATCGAAGCTGCAGAAAGAGCCGCTGCCAAGGGAGCCAGGATTATTTTTGATACGGGAGGGAAGGAGCTGGAAAAAGCACTCCAGACAAAGCCTTTTCTAATAAAACCAAATCTCGGGGAGCTGGGCAGTTTATTTGGCAGGGATTATAACGCGATTGATGTGAAAGAGATTGCAAAGGATGTTAAAGCGGCATCCGATGCTGGTGCAAATGCGGTCGCTCTTACGCTTGGCAGCAGGGGCTCAATTTTTCACAGCAAGGGAATCACTCTATTTGCAACGGCCCCAAAGGTTCATGCCGTTAATCCGACCGGATGCGGTGATGCATTTCTGGCAGGGTTTACAGCGGCGCTTTACAAAGGCCGCTGCTGGAAAGAAGCCATAATCAGCGGGACAGCCGCGGGTGCTGCAAATGCGATGGAATGGACAGCCGGTACGGTCCGGATTGAAAACTATGAACATATTAAACATACGGTTCAGGTTTATAACCTGTAA